A stretch of the Vagococcus xieshaowenii genome encodes the following:
- the tpiA gene encoding triose-phosphate isomerase codes for MRKPIIAGNWKMNKTLAEAVSFAEAVKGNVPSNDVVDAVIGSPALFLAPLASSLEGTDVKLAAQNTYFENAGAFTGENSPAAIADLGVQYVIIGHSERREYFHETDEDINKKAKAIFANGMTPIFCCGESLETYEAGQTAEWIEGQITNGLVDLTAEQVSSMVIAYEPIWAIGTGKSADANIADEICGVVRATVEKLYGSDVASKVRIQYGGSVKPENIAEYMAKENVDGALVGGASLEAESFLALLEAVK; via the coding sequence ATGCGTAAACCTATTATTGCAGGAAACTGGAAAATGAATAAAACTTTAGCAGAAGCTGTTAGCTTTGCTGAAGCAGTGAAAGGTAATGTACCATCAAACGATGTGGTAGACGCTGTTATCGGCTCACCAGCATTATTTTTAGCACCATTAGCATCAAGCTTAGAAGGAACTGATGTTAAATTAGCAGCACAAAACACTTACTTTGAAAATGCTGGAGCATTCACTGGTGAAAACTCACCAGCAGCAATCGCTGACTTAGGTGTTCAATATGTGATTATTGGACATTCAGAACGTCGTGAATACTTCCACGAAACAGACGAAGATATTAACAAAAAAGCGAAAGCTATTTTTGCTAATGGTATGACACCAATCTTCTGTTGTGGTGAATCTTTAGAAACTTACGAAGCTGGTCAAACAGCTGAATGGATCGAAGGACAAATCACAAATGGTTTAGTTGATTTAACTGCTGAGCAAGTAAGCTCTATGGTTATCGCTTATGAACCAATCTGGGCTATTGGAACTGGTAAATCAGCAGATGCTAACATTGCTGATGAAATCTGTGGCGTTGTACGCGCAACTGTTGAAAAATTATACGGTTCTGACGTAGCATCAAAAGTACGCATTCAATACGGTGGTTCAGTTAAACCTGAAAACATCGCTGAATACATGGCTAAAGAAAACGTAGACGGTGCCCTAGTAGGTGGCGCTAGTTTAGAAGCTGAGTCATTCTTAGCATTATTGGAGGCAGTAAAATAA
- a CDS encoding sugar-binding transcriptional regulator, which produces MENQINLLEAIIPEVLEIVEERFTILRNIQWMSPVGRRTLAQKLNTTERALRTETDILRQLQLINISKSGMTLTAEGERVLQELEELMSQVSGMKQKEQQLAQLFNIGRCTIVSGDCDQDSQVLEEFGKSVTEALNQLLPAKENIIAVMGGTTMAGVASQMSLLEPKLRHNIFVPARGGVGESIDIQANSVSELMAKKTGGRSRSLFVPERVSQETYQSLLQEPSVQDVLQLIHRSTCVIHSVGNAMHMAQRRGMSDEELRIITEGQAVGESFGYFFNKDGDIVYKIPRIGLQLNDLKEIPFIIAVTGGKAKSQAITSYMNHAPSQTWLITDEGAANEILKGVTL; this is translated from the coding sequence ATGGAAAATCAGATTAATTTGTTAGAAGCGATTATTCCTGAAGTTTTGGAAATTGTGGAAGAACGTTTTACTATTCTTCGTAATATCCAATGGATGTCTCCGGTTGGACGTAGAACATTGGCACAAAAGTTAAATACCACAGAACGTGCCTTACGTACTGAAACAGATATATTACGTCAGTTACAGCTGATTAATATTTCTAAAAGTGGTATGACGCTTACTGCTGAAGGTGAACGTGTATTACAGGAACTTGAAGAGTTAATGTCTCAAGTATCTGGAATGAAACAAAAAGAACAACAACTAGCACAATTATTCAATATAGGACGTTGTACAATTGTTTCAGGTGATTGTGATCAAGACAGTCAAGTGTTAGAAGAGTTTGGCAAATCTGTTACAGAAGCGTTGAATCAATTATTGCCAGCAAAAGAGAATATCATTGCGGTAATGGGGGGGACAACGATGGCTGGAGTAGCAAGCCAAATGAGCTTACTTGAACCAAAGTTAAGACACAATATATTTGTTCCCGCAAGAGGCGGTGTAGGAGAGTCTATTGACATCCAAGCCAATTCGGTCAGTGAATTAATGGCCAAAAAAACAGGTGGACGTTCTCGCTCACTATTTGTACCAGAACGGGTAAGTCAAGAAACGTATCAATCCTTATTGCAAGAACCAAGTGTTCAAGATGTTCTGCAATTAATCCATCGTTCTACATGTGTCATTCACAGTGTTGGTAATGCCATGCATATGGCCCAACGACGTGGCATGTCTGATGAGGAATTGAGAATTATCACAGAAGGACAAGCCGTTGGCGAATCTTTTGGGTATTTTTTCAATAAAGATGGCGATATCGTTTATAAAATCCCACGTATTGGCTTACAATTAAATGATTTAAAAGAAATACCGTTCATTATTGCAGTGACGGGTGGTAAGGCTAAGAGCCAAGCAATCACGTCCTACATGAATCACGCACCAAGTCAAACGTGGTTGATTACAGATGAAGGTGCAGCTAACGAGATTTTAAAAGGGGTAACCCTTTAA
- a CDS encoding phosphoglycerate kinase — translation MAKKTVKDLELKDKKVLVRVDFNVPLKDGVITDDNRIVAALPTIEYIIEQGGKAILFSHLGRVKTEEDKEGKSLAPVAARLGELLGKEVTFVPETRGEVLETAIANMKDGDVLVFENTRFEDIDGKKESGNDPELGKYWASLGDVFVNDAFGTAHRAHASNVGIASNLETAAGFLMEKEIEFIGGAVDAPKRPFVAILGGAKVSDKIGVIENLIEKADKILIGGGMSYTFMTAQGKEVGLSLVEKDKVELAKELLEKAGDKLVLPVDFGVTKEFADIPPTYVSEIPADQESLDIGPKTIKLYTELLAGAKTVVWNGPMGVFEMSNYAKGTVGVCEAIANLEDATTIIGGGDSAAAAIQLGYADKFSHISTGGGASLEYLEGKKLPGVEAISNK, via the coding sequence ATGGCTAAGAAAACTGTTAAAGATTTAGAATTGAAAGATAAAAAGGTACTTGTACGTGTTGATTTTAACGTACCATTGAAAGATGGTGTCATCACTGATGATAACCGTATTGTTGCAGCATTACCAACAATCGAATATATTATCGAACAAGGTGGAAAAGCAATTCTGTTCTCACATTTAGGTCGTGTAAAAACTGAAGAAGATAAAGAAGGCAAATCTTTAGCTCCAGTTGCAGCTCGTTTAGGCGAATTATTAGGTAAAGAAGTAACATTCGTACCTGAAACTCGTGGAGAAGTTTTAGAAACTGCTATTGCTAACATGAAAGACGGCGACGTATTAGTATTTGAAAACACTCGTTTTGAAGATATTGATGGTAAAAAAGAAAGCGGAAATGATCCTGAATTAGGTAAATATTGGGCTTCTTTAGGTGATGTATTTGTAAACGATGCATTCGGAACAGCTCACCGTGCGCATGCTTCAAACGTTGGTATTGCGTCTAACTTAGAAACAGCTGCTGGCTTCTTAATGGAAAAAGAAATTGAATTTATTGGTGGGGCGGTTGATGCACCAAAACGTCCATTCGTAGCAATTTTAGGTGGAGCGAAAGTTTCAGATAAAATTGGTGTAATCGAAAACTTAATCGAAAAAGCTGACAAAATCTTAATCGGTGGTGGTATGTCATATACATTCATGACTGCACAAGGTAAAGAAGTTGGTTTATCTTTAGTTGAAAAAGATAAAGTCGAATTAGCTAAAGAATTATTAGAAAAAGCTGGCGACAAATTAGTATTACCTGTTGATTTTGGTGTAACTAAAGAGTTTGCTGATATTCCTCCAACATACGTTTCAGAAATTCCAGCTGATCAAGAATCATTAGATATCGGACCAAAAACAATCAAATTATATACTGAATTATTAGCTGGTGCTAAAACAGTTGTATGGAATGGACCTATGGGCGTATTTGAAATGTCTAACTACGCTAAAGGTACGGTTGGTGTTTGTGAAGCGATTGCTAATTTAGAAGACGCTACAACAATCATCGGTGGTGGAGATTCAGCTGCAGCTGCTATCCAATTAGGATACGCTGACAAATTCTCACACATTTCTACAGGTGGAGGAGCTTCATTAGAATACTTAGAAGGTAAAAAATTACCTGGTGTTGAAGCTATCTCAAATAAATAA
- a CDS encoding ISL3 family transposase — protein sequence MDKHTRKLLGLEDKNIYFAEDWLKEEKKKDVLAYIIEGVLTYRPTCCEKCGELDSSKIVKNGYRTTKTQLPPFRNRLTYLKLHRSRFRCYTCGATFIASTPIVERNHHISRELNYQIMMELKRIVSRKDIAERYFVSDVTVLRTQRELAKQRTINYNHLPSILCIDEFKSMKSCEGSMSFICVDGVRNKLFVLLEDRRLEKLASYFMKFSLKVRKSVKYLVMDMNGSYAQLIKKVFPCAEIVTDRFHIVQHINRSFNQLRINIMNTFRNHHSEDMKKYRRLKRYWKLLLKDTDTLDNKHSHYHYLFKRELFQQEIIDELLTYDERLRLAYDTIQLLHHYRKKSDVENFFHIINDLSKELPNWFRKKLTFFNRHNQGIYNALILPYSNGITEGINNKIKLIKRVSYGYRNFRNLRDRIYISQGLIFQNII from the coding sequence ATGGATAAGCATACTAGAAAATTACTTGGATTGGAAGATAAAAATATATATTTTGCAGAAGATTGGTTAAAAGAAGAAAAGAAAAAAGATGTTCTGGCTTATATTATTGAAGGTGTATTAACCTATCGCCCGACTTGCTGCGAAAAATGTGGTGAACTAGATAGCTCAAAAATCGTTAAAAACGGATATAGAACGACCAAAACACAATTACCGCCCTTTAGAAATAGACTGACGTATCTAAAGCTGCATCGTTCAAGATTTCGTTGTTACACCTGTGGTGCTACTTTTATCGCCTCAACACCTATCGTTGAACGCAATCATCATATTTCCCGTGAATTAAACTATCAAATCATGATGGAATTAAAGCGTATTGTATCTCGTAAAGATATTGCGGAACGGTACTTTGTTTCTGATGTAACTGTGTTACGTACACAAAGAGAGTTAGCTAAACAACGGACAATTAACTACAATCACCTACCAAGTATTCTATGTATTGATGAATTTAAATCAATGAAATCATGTGAAGGCTCTATGAGCTTTATTTGCGTTGACGGCGTTAGGAATAAGCTGTTTGTCCTCTTAGAGGACAGACGATTGGAGAAGTTGGCTAGTTATTTCATGAAGTTTTCTCTTAAAGTACGCAAATCCGTTAAATACTTAGTCATGGATATGAATGGTAGCTATGCGCAACTAATCAAGAAAGTTTTTCCTTGTGCTGAAATTGTCACGGATCGTTTTCATATTGTACAACACATTAACCGTAGCTTTAATCAGTTACGTATCAATATCATGAATACCTTCCGAAATCATCATTCAGAAGATATGAAGAAATATCGCAGATTGAAGCGTTACTGGAAACTCCTTTTAAAAGATACTGATACTTTAGATAATAAGCATTCACATTATCATTATTTGTTTAAACGTGAACTTTTCCAACAGGAAATTATTGATGAACTATTAACTTATGATGAGCGTCTACGACTAGCATACGATACCATCCAGCTCTTACATCACTATCGCAAGAAATCCGATGTAGAGAACTTCTTTCATATAATAAATGACTTATCTAAAGAGCTTCCTAACTGGTTTAGAAAGAAATTAACCTTCTTCAATCGACACAATCAAGGCATTTATAATGCCTTGATTCTGCCTTATTCTAATGGTATTACCGAAGGTATCAACAATAAAATCAAATTAATTAAACGCGTTTCCTACGGCTATCGTAACTTTAGAAACTTACGTGATAGAATTTATATTTCGCAAGGATTAATTTTCCAAAATATCATATAA
- the gap gene encoding type I glyceraldehyde-3-phosphate dehydrogenase, whose translation MTVKVGINGFGRIGRLAFRRIQEVEGIEVVAINDLTDAATLAHLLKYDTTQGRFNGEVEVNEGFFKVNGKEVKVLANRNPEELPWGDLGVEIVLECTGFFTSKEGAEKHLKGGAKRVVISAPGGNDVPTIVYNTNHEILTGEETVISGASCTTNCLAPMAKTLQDKFGIVEGLMTTIHAYTGDQNTLDAPHGDLRRGRAAAANIVPNTTGAAKAIGLVIPELNGKLDGAAQRVPVPTGSLTELVTVLDKQVTAEEVNEAMKAAANESYGYNEDMIVSSDIIGITYGSLFDATQTKVMTVGDKQLVKTVAWYDNEMSYTAQLVRTLEYFAKLG comes from the coding sequence ATGACAGTAAAAGTAGGTATTAACGGTTTTGGACGTATCGGACGTTTAGCGTTCCGTCGTATCCAAGAAGTAGAAGGAATTGAAGTAGTAGCAATCAACGATTTAACAGATGCAGCTACACTTGCTCATTTATTAAAATATGATACAACTCAAGGACGTTTCAACGGTGAAGTTGAAGTAAACGAAGGATTCTTCAAAGTTAACGGTAAAGAAGTTAAAGTATTAGCTAACCGTAACCCAGAAGAATTACCATGGGGCGACTTAGGTGTTGAAATCGTATTAGAATGTACTGGTTTCTTCACATCTAAAGAAGGCGCTGAAAAACACTTAAAAGGTGGCGCTAAACGTGTTGTTATTTCTGCACCAGGTGGAAATGACGTACCAACAATCGTTTACAACACTAACCATGAAATCTTAACTGGTGAAGAAACAGTTATTTCAGGTGCTTCATGTACTACTAACTGTTTAGCTCCAATGGCTAAAACTTTACAAGACAAATTTGGTATTGTTGAAGGATTAATGACAACTATCCACGCTTACACAGGTGACCAAAACACATTAGATGCTCCACACGGTGACTTACGTCGCGGACGTGCTGCTGCAGCTAACATCGTTCCTAACACAACAGGTGCTGCTAAAGCTATCGGTTTAGTAATTCCTGAATTAAACGGTAAATTAGACGGAGCTGCTCAACGTGTTCCTGTTCCAACTGGATCATTAACTGAGTTAGTAACTGTTTTAGACAAACAAGTAACTGCTGAAGAAGTTAACGAAGCGATGAAAGCTGCTGCTAACGAATCTTACGGTTACAACGAAGACATGATCGTTTCTTCTGATATCATCGGAATTACTTACGGATCATTATTCGACGCAACACAAACTAAAGTAATGACAGTTGGCGACAAACAATTAGTTAAAACTGTTGCTTGGTATGATAACGAAATGTCATACACTGCTCAATTAGTTCGTACTTTAGAATACTTTGCAAAATTAGGTTAA
- the eno gene encoding phosphopyruvate hydratase has product MPIITDVYAREVLDSRGNPTIEVEVFTESGAFGRGMVPSGASTGEYEAVELRDGDKGRYLGKGVQKAVDNVNNVIAEAIIGFDVRDQMGIDRAMIELDGTPNKGKLGANAILGVSIAAARAAADYLEVPLYHYLGGFNTKVLPTPMMNIVNGGSHSDAPIAFQEFMILPTGAPTFKEALRWGAEIFHALSKILHERGLVTAVGDEGGFAPKFEGTEDGVETILEAIKAVGLEPGKDVFLGFDCASSEFYEDGVYNYAKFEGEGAAKRTSAEQVDYLEELVNKYPIITIEDGMDENDWDGWKLLTERLGDKVQLVGDDLFVTNTTKLSEGIEKGIGNSILIKVNQIGTLTETFEAIEMAKEANYTAVISHRSGETEDSTIADIAVATNAGQIKTGSLSRTDRIAKYNQLLRIEDQLGDVAVYKGINSFYNLKK; this is encoded by the coding sequence ATGCCAATTATTACAGACGTATACGCACGCGAAGTCTTAGACTCACGTGGTAACCCAACAATCGAAGTAGAAGTATTCACAGAAAGTGGTGCTTTCGGACGCGGAATGGTTCCTTCAGGAGCTTCAACTGGTGAATACGAAGCAGTTGAATTACGCGATGGCGACAAAGGTCGTTACTTAGGTAAAGGTGTACAAAAAGCTGTAGACAACGTTAACAACGTAATCGCTGAAGCTATCATCGGTTTTGACGTTCGTGACCAAATGGGAATCGACCGCGCTATGATCGAATTAGACGGTACTCCAAACAAAGGTAAATTAGGAGCTAACGCTATTTTAGGTGTTTCTATTGCTGCTGCACGTGCTGCTGCTGACTACTTAGAAGTTCCTTTATACCACTACTTAGGTGGATTCAACACTAAAGTATTACCAACTCCAATGATGAACATCGTTAACGGCGGATCTCACTCAGATGCTCCTATCGCATTCCAAGAGTTCATGATCTTACCAACTGGAGCACCAACATTCAAAGAAGCTTTACGTTGGGGTGCTGAAATCTTCCACGCGTTATCAAAAATCTTACACGAACGTGGATTAGTAACTGCTGTAGGTGACGAAGGTGGTTTCGCTCCTAAATTTGAAGGTACTGAAGACGGCGTTGAAACAATCTTAGAAGCTATCAAAGCTGTAGGTTTAGAGCCAGGTAAAGATGTATTCTTAGGATTTGACTGTGCATCATCAGAATTCTACGAAGACGGCGTTTACAACTACGCTAAATTCGAAGGTGAAGGCGCTGCTAAACGTACTTCAGCTGAACAAGTTGACTACTTAGAAGAATTAGTTAACAAATACCCAATCATCACTATCGAAGACGGTATGGATGAAAATGACTGGGATGGTTGGAAATTATTAACTGAACGTTTAGGCGACAAAGTTCAATTAGTAGGTGACGATTTATTCGTAACTAACACAACTAAATTATCAGAAGGTATCGAAAAAGGTATCGGTAACTCAATCTTAATCAAAGTTAACCAAATCGGTACTTTAACTGAAACTTTCGAAGCTATCGAAATGGCTAAAGAAGCTAACTACACTGCAGTTATCTCTCACCGTTCAGGAGAAACAGAAGATTCAACAATCGCTGACATCGCTGTTGCAACTAACGCTGGCCAAATCAAAACAGGTTCATTAAGCCGTACTGACCGTATCGCTAAATACAACCAATTATTACGCATCGAAGACCAATTAGGTGACGTTGCTGTATACAAAGGAATCAACTCTTTCTACAACTTAAAAAAATAA
- the gpmI gene encoding 2,3-bisphosphoglycerate-independent phosphoglycerate mutase, with amino-acid sequence MSKAPVAIIILDGYGVRDEVVGNAVAQANKPNYDRYMAEFPHSTMKAAGLDVGLPEGQMGNSEVGHTNIGAGRIVYQSLTRIDKAIQDGEFQTNPVLLSAMDNAIEKGTDLHLFGLLSDGGVHSHQNHLYALLETAKDRGVKNTYVHAFMDGRDVSPTSGLGFMEQLVAKMEELNYGSVATVSGRFYAMDRDKRWERVEKAYKAIVDGEGVKATNPVQAVKDSYENNVNDEFIVPVVIEKDGQPVATVKNDDSIIFFNFRPDRAIQLSNAFTDEEWEHFARDNHPTVKFVTMTLYNPSIVAEVAYPPIEMKNVLGEVLSNAGLSQLRIAETEKYPHVTFFMNGGRNEEFPGESRILINSPKVETYDLKPEMSAYEVTDALVADIEADKHDAIILNFANPDMVGHSGMLEPTIKAIEAVDENLGRVVDAILEKGGYAVIFADHGNSETMCTPEGKPHTAHTTVPVPVIVTKKGVELRNDGRLADVAPTMLDLLNIEKPAEMTGESLIIKK; translated from the coding sequence ATGAGTAAAGCGCCAGTAGCAATCATTATCTTAGACGGTTACGGTGTACGTGACGAAGTCGTAGGTAATGCAGTAGCACAAGCGAACAAACCAAATTATGATCGCTACATGGCTGAATTCCCTCATAGCACAATGAAAGCTGCAGGATTAGACGTAGGTCTTCCTGAAGGTCAAATGGGGAACTCAGAAGTAGGTCATACCAACATTGGTGCAGGTCGTATTGTGTATCAAAGTTTAACAAGAATTGATAAAGCTATCCAAGATGGTGAATTTCAAACAAATCCAGTCTTACTTTCAGCAATGGATAATGCCATTGAAAAAGGAACAGACTTACATTTATTCGGCTTATTATCTGATGGTGGTGTACATAGTCATCAAAATCATTTATATGCCTTATTAGAAACAGCTAAAGATCGTGGAGTTAAAAATACTTACGTACATGCCTTCATGGATGGACGTGACGTATCACCAACTTCAGGTTTAGGCTTCATGGAACAATTAGTTGCTAAAATGGAAGAGTTAAACTACGGTAGCGTAGCGACTGTTTCAGGACGCTTCTATGCAATGGACCGTGACAAACGTTGGGAACGTGTTGAAAAAGCATACAAAGCAATCGTTGACGGAGAAGGCGTAAAAGCAACTAATCCAGTTCAAGCAGTTAAAGATTCTTACGAAAACAACGTAAATGATGAATTTATCGTACCTGTTGTCATCGAAAAAGATGGCCAACCAGTAGCGACAGTTAAAAATGATGATTCTATTATCTTCTTTAACTTCCGTCCGGACCGTGCGATTCAATTATCTAACGCCTTTACTGATGAAGAGTGGGAACATTTCGCTCGCGATAACCACCCAACAGTAAAATTCGTTACAATGACATTATATAATCCAAGTATTGTAGCTGAAGTTGCTTACCCACCAATTGAAATGAAAAATGTTCTTGGTGAAGTACTTTCAAATGCTGGTTTATCACAATTACGTATTGCGGAAACTGAAAAGTATCCTCACGTAACGTTCTTTATGAACGGTGGACGTAACGAAGAATTCCCAGGTGAAAGTCGTATTTTAATCAACTCACCTAAAGTTGAAACATACGATTTAAAACCTGAAATGAGTGCTTATGAAGTAACGGATGCATTAGTCGCTGATATTGAAGCTGACAAACATGATGCAATCATTTTAAACTTCGCTAACCCTGATATGGTTGGTCACTCAGGAATGTTAGAACCAACAATCAAAGCGATTGAAGCTGTAGACGAAAACTTAGGTCGTGTTGTAGATGCTATCCTTGAAAAAGGTGGTTATGCAGTGATTTTTGCCGATCATGGTAACTCAGAAACAATGTGTACACCAGAAGGTAAACCTCATACTGCTCACACAACCGTACCTGTACCAGTTATCGTAACGAAAAAAGGCGTTGAACTACGTAATGACGGTCGTTTAGCTGACGTTGCGCCAACAATGCTTGATTTATTAAATATTGAGAAACCAGCAGAAATGACTGGTGAATCATTAATTATTAAGAAATAA
- a CDS encoding chloride channel protein, which yields MNKKIDLRIPIYSALIGLIVGLLDYVFGSVLLKIGDIRTDYFSNVIPWLPVVGLMIVYCYQRYGNEVSKGMGLLFDVHQDKKENIPLILIPLIVVSTWLTHLFGGSAGREGVAVQIGGTVGNKLFRRFPQAEQTANYKQLFLIIGMAAGFGGLFQTPLTATMFAFEVFRTKKIKLINIIYVLIAAFISFFTTSFLGLEKFAVRLSNSQNWWTTMTFVSVFKWLLLILSLFAIGKLFALLLTATKRLLNDRFQNPYLKMTVMGTFLALLLFFGHYGRYSGLGTNLIDSSFFGVVAPYDWLLKLLFTILTLSIGFQGGEVTPLFSIGASFGYLFATVFDLPLMPVVALGYIGVFSSASHTFLTAILLAYEVFGWQMVPLAMVQAVIFYLLKQNISIYPINSRSVK from the coding sequence ATGAATAAAAAAATTGACCTTAGAATCCCTATTTATAGTGCTTTAATTGGTTTAATCGTAGGGTTATTGGACTACGTATTTGGTTCAGTATTATTAAAAATAGGAGACATTAGGACAGATTATTTTTCAAACGTCATTCCGTGGCTACCGGTTGTGGGGCTTATGATTGTTTATTGTTACCAACGTTATGGTAACGAAGTCTCTAAAGGGATGGGCTTACTATTTGATGTCCATCAAGATAAAAAAGAGAACATTCCCCTTATCCTTATTCCATTAATCGTTGTTAGTACGTGGTTAACGCACTTGTTTGGCGGAAGTGCTGGTAGAGAAGGTGTGGCAGTTCAAATTGGAGGAACAGTTGGTAATAAACTTTTTCGTCGCTTTCCACAAGCTGAACAAACAGCAAACTATAAGCAATTATTTTTAATCATTGGAATGGCGGCAGGTTTTGGTGGCTTGTTTCAAACGCCATTAACGGCAACTATGTTTGCTTTTGAAGTATTTCGTACAAAAAAAATTAAACTGATTAATATAATCTATGTCCTTATTGCGGCTTTTATATCATTTTTTACCACTTCTTTTTTAGGTTTAGAAAAATTTGCTGTTCGTCTGTCAAATAGTCAAAACTGGTGGACAACGATGACGTTTGTATCAGTATTTAAATGGTTGTTGTTAATATTAAGTTTATTTGCAATTGGTAAATTATTTGCTTTGTTACTAACAGCGACTAAGCGTTTGTTAAATGATAGATTCCAAAATCCTTATTTGAAAATGACAGTGATGGGAACATTTTTAGCTTTATTACTATTTTTTGGCCATTATGGCCGATACTCAGGCTTAGGCACTAACCTGATTGACTCTTCATTCTTTGGTGTGGTCGCACCTTATGATTGGTTGTTAAAGCTATTGTTCACTATTTTGACACTTTCTATTGGATTTCAAGGGGGAGAAGTGACGCCATTATTTTCAATTGGCGCTAGTTTTGGTTATTTATTTGCAACAGTTTTTGATCTACCTCTTATGCCGGTCGTAGCGCTGGGTTATATTGGCGTGTTTAGTAGCGCCTCGCATACCTTTTTAACGGCGATTTTGTTAGCGTATGAGGTTTTTGGGTGGCAAATGGTACCGCTAGCTATGGTTCAAGCAGTGATTTTTTATTTGTTAAAACAAAACATTTCTATCTATCCAATAAACTCCAGAAGTGTAAAATAA
- the rpoN gene encoding RNA polymerase factor sigma-54, with the protein MNFSHQLNQQQKQTQKLAMTQALQQSIQILQYNTDDLLAFLENKTLENPLMELEVTTGEYDEPYVNRQSYQGEDEQNVFANIADNRMSLFEYLIDQIHLNYRDTYLRQLIIFLVEFIDVNGYLSIDLKDAAEKTGSEYIQMLDALTLLQQLDPPGVGARNLQEALMLQIERDEHAPDMAYIVIEEHFETFANKKWKEIASAYKISLEDIQEIYDYIQNLTPNPGAGFGESFEHQIYPDIIVKRENDGLSVLSTKRGQPQIVFQQQYFDQMSQSDDKEVKHYLKEKQAEFEWLQKSVVQRGETILRVGEEIVKRQHAFFTDTNRPLKPLKLKELAETLSVHESTISRAVNGKYLQTDFGVFEMRHFFTTAISQTDSDSDTSANDVQQLLQKIVDGEDKRKPLSDQKILTLLKEEGVAISRRTVAKYRDILGIPSSTNRKRYDN; encoded by the coding sequence TTGAATTTCAGTCATCAATTAAATCAACAACAAAAGCAAACGCAAAAGTTAGCGATGACGCAAGCTTTACAACAATCTATTCAGATTTTGCAATATAATACAGATGATTTATTAGCATTTCTAGAAAATAAGACGCTAGAAAATCCGTTGATGGAACTTGAGGTGACAACGGGCGAGTATGATGAACCGTATGTCAATCGTCAAAGTTATCAAGGAGAGGACGAGCAAAATGTTTTTGCCAATATTGCGGATAACCGTATGTCACTCTTTGAATATTTAATTGACCAGATTCATTTGAATTATCGAGATACCTATTTAAGACAACTGATTATTTTTTTAGTGGAATTTATAGATGTAAATGGCTATTTATCAATTGATTTAAAGGATGCTGCTGAGAAGACAGGTTCAGAATATATTCAAATGCTCGATGCGTTAACGCTTCTTCAACAACTGGATCCGCCAGGTGTAGGAGCTAGAAACCTTCAAGAAGCATTAATGTTACAAATTGAACGAGATGAACATGCCCCAGATATGGCCTATATCGTCATTGAAGAACATTTTGAAACATTTGCTAATAAGAAATGGAAAGAAATCGCATCTGCTTATAAAATTTCGCTTGAAGATATTCAAGAAATATACGATTATATTCAAAACTTAACCCCAAATCCAGGAGCAGGTTTTGGCGAATCATTTGAGCATCAAATCTATCCGGATATTATTGTGAAGCGAGAAAATGACGGATTAAGTGTGCTTTCAACCAAGCGTGGACAGCCTCAAATTGTTTTCCAACAACAATATTTTGATCAAATGAGTCAGAGTGATGACAAAGAAGTCAAACATTACTTGAAAGAAAAACAAGCCGAATTTGAATGGTTACAAAAGAGCGTTGTGCAACGTGGTGAGACGATTTTGAGAGTTGGCGAAGAAATTGTTAAACGCCAGCATGCTTTCTTTACAGATACTAATCGTCCCCTTAAGCCATTGAAATTAAAAGAATTGGCAGAAACGTTATCGGTTCATGAATCAACCATTAGTCGTGCCGTAAATGGCAAATATTTACAAACGGACTTTGGCGTGTTTGAGATGCGCCACTTCTTTACAACAGCTATTTCTCAAACAGATAGTGACAGTGATACGTCAGCCAATGATGTTCAACAGCTACTTCAAAAAATTGTAGACGGCGAAGATAAACGTAAACCTTTATCTGATCAAAAGATTTTAACATTGTTGAAAGAAGAAGGTGTGGCTATTTCTAGAAGAACTGTAGCAAAATATCGTGATATTTTAGGCATTCCTTCTTCTACAAATCGTAAACGTTATGATAATTAG